The Leifsonia xyli genomic sequence GGTGCCGAGGCGGACGTGCGGGGGATAGCGCAGCATCCGCTGGAAGTGCACGACGCCGAGGAAGCGGCCGGTCGGCGCCTCGTACGGCGGCAGGGTCACGCAGACGGCGGCGCCGAGCGCCGGCGCGAGCTCGTGGCGGCGGATGAGGGCGAGGCCTTCCGCGACGGTGGCGTCGGCCGACACGATGATCGGCTCGGTCGTCATCAGACCGCCGGCGGTGTCCGGGTTGTAGCTGAGGAGCATGCGGACGTCCTCCGCCTCCTCCGGCTCCATCAGCTCCAGGAGGTGCTCGCCGCGCTCGTCGGAGAGCTGCGCGATGAGGTCGGCCGCGTCGTCCGGCTGCATCTGGTCGAGCACGTCGGCCGCGCGGTCGTCGTCGAGCTGGGCGAGGATCTGCACCTGCTCGCTCTCGGGCATCTCCTCCAGCACGTCGGCGAGCCGGTCGTCCGGCAGCTCCTCGGCGACCTCCAGCATGCGCTGCTGCGGAGGTCGAGGAGCGTGTTCGCCAGGTCGGCGGGTTTGAGCTCGGAGTAGGTCGCGATCAGCTGCTCGGCAGATTGCGCCTCGCCGCGGTTCTGCTTCTCGCGCACCTCGTTCCAGCTGACGAAGGTGGTCGGGCCCTTCCCGAACGGGGACGGACCGGTCTTCGGCTTCCGCACGAAGAGCTGGCTGATCGCCCAGTCGCCGGTGTCGCTGTCCTCGATCGCGACGTCCTCGATCGTCGCCTCGCCGCTGCCGTCGGCGAACACCACGCGCCGGCCGAGCATCTCGGCGATGACGCGCACCTCTCCGCCGCGCTGCTCGAAGCGGCGCAGGTTGATGAGGCCGTTGGTGATGATCTGCCCGCTCGAGATGCTGGTGACGCGCCCGATCGAGAGGAAGACGCGGCGCTTTCCCGGGATCTCGACGATGAGGCCGACCACCCGCGGCGGGTCGTTCTTGCGGTACACCACGAGGACGTCGCGGACCTTGCCGACCCGGTCACCGACAGGGTCGAACACGGTCGTCCCGGCGAGGCGGGCGACGAACACTCTCGTGGCACTCACCCTATAAACCTAAGCCCTCGCGGGTGAACGACAGCTGTTTCCTGTGCCGGGCACGGGCGGGGATGGAACAATGGCCCCATGAGCACACCCGGTCCGATGAACGCGCGCAACCGCATCCTCTTCCCGACCCTGCCGCGGGGCGAGGTGGTCTCCACCTTCGAGAGCTACCCGCAGGCACAGGAGGCGGTGGATGTGCTGGCCCGCGCGGACTTCCCGGTCGACAAGGTCTCGATCGTCGGCAGCGACCTGAAGAGCGTCGAGCGGGTCACCGGCAAGCTGACTTGGGGACGCGCTGCACTCGCGGGCGCTGCGTCCGGAGCCTGGCTCGGCCTGTTCTTCGGCCTGCTGCTCATCATCTTCTCGCCGACGGTCAGCCTGGCCTTCGTGCTCGCCGCGCTGCTGATCGGCGCCGGGTTCGGGATGCTGTGGGGCCTGGTCACGTACGGCGTGAACCGGCGTCGTCGCGACTTCACGTCGATCCAGCAGGTCATCGCCACCAGCTACTCGGTCGTCGTGGACAGCGAGCTCGGCAACCGCGCCCGCAACCTGCTCCAGGGCGGGGGAGCGGAGCAGCCGGCCGCCCCCACCGCCACCGCACCCGGATGGACGCCGCCGCCGCAGCCGCAGCACCCGTCCGACCCGCCGCCCGCACCGCCTGTTCCGTCCGCGGCGGACGACCGTCCCCCCGCGCCGCCGGCTTGAGCCGCCGAAGTGCAGGTAGTTGCGGTCGACACGCCGTAGGGCACCGCAACTAGCTGCACTTCACGGATGAAAAAGGTCAGCGGGAGAGGCGGCGCACCCAGGCCTCGACGTCGTCCGCCGTGCGCGGGATGCCGATCGACAGGTTCTCCGCGCCGTCGGCCGTGACCAGGATGTTGTCCTCGATCCGCACGCCGATCCCACGGAACCGCTCGGGCACCGTCAGATCGTCCGGCTGGAAGTACAGTCCCGGCTCGATGGTGAACACCATGCCGGGCTCCAGCACGCCGTCGAGATAGAGGTCGCGCCGCGCCTGCGCACAGTCGTGCACGTCGAGGCCGAGGTGGTGGCTCGTCCCGTGCACCATGTAGCGGCGGTGCTGCTGGTTCTCTTGCTGCAGCGCCTCCTCCGCGCTGACCGGGAGCAGCCCCCACTCGGCGGTGCGGCGGGCGATCACGCCCATCGCGGTGGCGTGGATCTCGCGGAAGCGGATCCCCGGCTTCACGATCGCGAACGCCGCGTCAGCCGCCTCGAGCACCGCCTCGTAGATCATCCGCTGCGTCTCGGTGAACGTCCCGTCGATCGGGAACGTGCGGGTGATGTCGGCGGTGTAGTAGCTGTCGAGCTCGACGCCCGCATCCATCAGGATGAGGTCGCCCGGCACGACCGGACCGTCGTTGCGCGTCCAGTGCAGGATGCAGGCGTGCGGTCCGCTCGCCGCGATCGTGTCGTAGCCGACCGTGTTGCCGTCGGCGCGGGCGCGTCCGTTGAACACGCCCTCGACCAGCCGCTCGCCGCGCGGGTGGGCGGTGATGCGCGGCAGGTCGGCGATCACGTCCTCGAAGCCGCGCGCGGTCGCCTCCACCGCCGCGCGCAGCTCGGCGATCTCGAAGTCGTCCTTGACCAGGCGCAGCTCGGAGAGGTCGCGGGCGAGCCGGTCGTCGTCCGCGTGGTCCTCGGCGTCCGCCGCGCCGGCGTCGTCGGCGTCGCCGAGCAGCAGACGGGCGGCATCCACTTCGTCGGTGAGCGCCGGGTCGGCCTCGCGGAGCACGATCGTGTCCGCATCCACCGCGTCGAGCACCGCCTGCACCTCGGCGATGCCGCGCGTGGGCAGCCCGAGGTCGCTCGCGACCTGCGCGAGGGACGGGCGCGGCCCGATCCAGAACTCGCCGATCTCCGGGTTGGCGTAGAACTCGTCGGAGTCGCGACCGGCGCGCTCCCGGAAGTAGAGGGTCGCGTCGTGGCCGGATGCTGTCGGCTCCAGCACGAGCACGCTGCCCGGCTCGGAGTCGGAGCCCCAGCCGGTCAGGTGTGCGAACGCCGAGTGAGCGCGGAACGCGTAGTCGGTGTCGTTGCTGCGCTGCTTCAGCCGCCCGGCCGGGATGATCAGCCGCTTGCCGGGGAAGAGTTCGGACACCCGTGCGCGTCGGGCGGCCGCGTACGCGGCCTGCGGCCGAGCACCGGGAAGCGCCTCCGGCCTGTCGGCCCACCCGCTGCCGATGTACTCCCGGAACGCGTCCGACCCCGGCGTGGTCGAGCGGTTCTGCGTGGCGCGCGGCGCCTGGTCGGTCGTGCTCTGCGTGGACTGCGACATGCCGACCATTCTTCCACTCCTAGGATGTTGACCATGGCTGAAGCGCGACGGTTCCGTGGTCCCGTCGACCTGCACACGCACTCCAGCGTCTCCGACGGCACCGAGACGCCGGCGGAGCTGGTGCGGTCGGCCGCCGCCGCGGGACTCGGCACCGTCGCCCTGACCGACCACGACTCGACCACCGGATGGGCGGAGGCGGCCGACGAGGGCGCGCGCTCGGGCATCACGGTCATCCCGGGTATGGAGCTCTCCACCCGCATCGAGTTCGCCAGCGTCCACATGCTCGGCTACCTGTTCGACCCGGCGAACGAGGCGCTCGTCGCCGAGACGAAGCGCATCCGCGACGGCCGCATGCGGCGCGCAGAGGACATGGTGCGCCGGATCTCCGCCGACTACGACATCACGTGGGACGACGTGCTCGCGCAGGCGACCGAGGGCGCGACCGTCGGCCGCCCGCACATCGCCGACGCCCTCGTCGCCCGGGGGCTGGCGTCCGACCGCAGCGCCGCGTTCGCGGGCATCCTTCACTGGCGCAGCGGCTACTTCCAGCCGCACTACGCGCCGGAGCCGCTGACCGGCGTGCGGCTCATCCGCGGTGCGGGCGGCCTTCCCGTGCTCGCGCATCCCGCGACCGGCGGTCGCAGCCGCGTCATCCCCGAGGATCGGCTCCGGCGCCTGGTGGATGCGGGACTCTTCGGCCTCGAGCTCGACCACCGCGAGAACACGCCCGACGGGGTGGCCCGGCTGCGGGAGCTGGCGGCGCGGTACGGGCTGCGGATCACCGGCTCCAGCGACTACCACGGCGCAGGCAAACCCAACCGTCTGGGCGAGAACACGACAGACCCGGCCGTCGTGGACGCGATGATCGAAGAAGCGACAGGCGCGGCGCCTTTCTACGCTCCGTGACCTCCACCCCGTAGCCTGGACCCCGGTCGGGGTTGAGAGACGAGGTGTGCGGGTGAGACGGTTCTGGCGAGGATCGGCGGTCGCGGCCGCACTGACGGCCGCCCTGGTGATCGCGGGCGGCGCCGCCCCGGCCAGCGCGGACACGTATCCCTCGTGGGACGACGTGCAGGCCGCCAAGGCCAACGCCGCCGCCGCCCAAGCCGAGGTGGACCGGATCAACGGGCTCCTGCAGAGCCTGCAGTCCGCGGCCAACGCCGCCGGCGACCTGGCCGTGAAGCGGCTCGGCGAGTACGGCGCGGCCGAGGACGCTCTGCAGAAGGCGACCGCCAAGGCCGACGACCTCGCCGCCAAGGCGCAGGATGCGACGGCGAAGGCCGACCAGCTCAGGGCGCAGAGCGGCAAACTGGCCGAGCAGCTGAGCCGCGCCGGCACCTCATCGGTGTCGCTGCGCCTCTTCCTCAGCCCGAATGCGTCGAAGTCCGACACCCTGCTCTACCAGCTCGGGGCCGTGTCCCAGCTCGCCGACCGCAGCAGCGCGCTGTTCGCCCAGGCCAACGCGCAGAAGAACGTGGCGTCGTCGCTGAGCACCCAGGCGGCGGGCGCCAAGACCATCCGCGACCAGCTGGCGACTGCGGCGAAGAAGGCGCTGGAGGCGGCGACCGCGGCGAAGCAGGCGGCGGATGCGCAGCTCGCCGACCAGAAGCAGCACGCGAACACGCTCTACGCGCAGCTCGCCGCCCTCAAGAACACGCAGGCGTCGGTCGAGCAGCAGTACGCGGCCGGACAGGCGGCGGCCGCCGCTGCCGCCGCTGCGGCGAACACCGGCGGCGGGGCCGACGGCTTCGCCCCGCCGCCCGGCATGGTGGTCGACCCGGCCGGCGCACAGGCGTACGCCGCGAGCCGTCTGGGGGCGTTCGGCTGGGGGAGCGATCAGATGCCGTGCCTGATCAAGCTGTGGAACCACGAGTCCGGTTGGCGCGCGGACGCCTACAACACGTCGAGCGGCGCCTACGGCATCCCGCAGTCGCTGCCGGCCAGCAAGATGGCGACCGCGGGCGCGGACTGGATGACGAACCAGAACACGCAGGTCAACTGGGGCCTGGACTACATCAACCGCGCTTACGGGTCACCGTGCGCCGCGTGGTCGTTCGAGATGAGCCACGACCCCAACTGGTACTGACACGCAGACGATCCCCGGATCCTTCCGGCTTCCTCAGCGGAAGCGGCCGAAGAATCCGGGGACCGTCGGATGCGCTTGGCTCAGCTCGCGGGTGTCGCGGGGGAGCCGCCGCGGGAGCGGCGACGACGGCGGCGCGGGGCGCTGTTGCCGTCGCGGTGCTGCTGTCCGCCTCCGTCGTGCGTGCCTGTTGCGGCCTTCGGCTCGCCGCCTTCAGCCGGGGCCGCCGAGGACTCGCCCTGCGCCGCGTTCCCCTGGGCCGATCCCGAACCCGAACCGCCGCGCGTGCGGCGACGGCTGCGGCCGGAACGCTCGCCGCCGTCGGGGCCGGTCGAGTCGGAACGGCCGCCGCGCGACGGCTGTGCGCCCTCAGCCTGCGGCGCCTTGACGGCGGGAGTCGCCTTCAGACGGCCTCGCACCCCGGCCGGGATGTCGAGGTCGCTGTAGAGGTGCGGCGACGACGAGTAGGTCTCCGTCGGCTCCGGCTGCCCGAACTCCAGCGCCCGGTTGATGAGGGCCCACTTGTGCAGATCCTCCCAGTCGACGAAGGTCACGGCGATGCCGGTCTTGCCCGCGCGACCCGTGCGGCCGGCGCGGTGCAGGTACGTCTTCTCGTCGTCAGGGATGGTGTGGTTGATCACATGTGTCACGTCGTCGACGTCGATGCCACGGGCGGCGACGTCGGTCGC encodes the following:
- a CDS encoding Xaa-Pro aminopeptidase, producing MSQSTQSTTDQAPRATQNRSTTPGSDAFREYIGSGWADRPEALPGARPQAAYAAARRARVSELFPGKRLIIPAGRLKQRSNDTDYAFRAHSAFAHLTGWGSDSEPGSVLVLEPTASGHDATLYFRERAGRDSDEFYANPEIGEFWIGPRPSLAQVASDLGLPTRGIAEVQAVLDAVDADTIVLREADPALTDEVDAARLLLGDADDAGAADAEDHADDDRLARDLSELRLVKDDFEIAELRAAVEATARGFEDVIADLPRITAHPRGERLVEGVFNGRARADGNTVGYDTIAASGPHACILHWTRNDGPVVPGDLILMDAGVELDSYYTADITRTFPIDGTFTETQRMIYEAVLEAADAAFAIVKPGIRFREIHATAMGVIARRTAEWGLLPVSAEEALQQENQQHRRYMVHGTSHHLGLDVHDCAQARRDLYLDGVLEPGMVFTIEPGLYFQPDDLTVPERFRGIGVRIEDNILVTADGAENLSIGIPRTADDVEAWVRRLSR
- a CDS encoding phosphatase, which encodes MAEARRFRGPVDLHTHSSVSDGTETPAELVRSAAAAGLGTVALTDHDSTTGWAEAADEGARSGITVIPGMELSTRIEFASVHMLGYLFDPANEALVAETKRIRDGRMRRAEDMVRRISADYDITWDDVLAQATEGATVGRPHIADALVARGLASDRSAAFAGILHWRSGYFQPHYAPEPLTGVRLIRGAGGLPVLAHPATGGRSRVIPEDRLRRLVDAGLFGLELDHRENTPDGVARLRELAARYGLRITGSSDYHGAGKPNRLGENTTDPAVVDAMIEEATGAAPFYAP